One Fictibacillus halophilus genomic window, ATTTGCTGCCCTCCACTCTTAACTCTTAAGAATTGTTCGTCGCTTTTTTGCGAAGAATCATTGCTGTTGTTGCGGAAGCTAAGATCAATCCGAACAAGCTCCAAAGAATAGCATCGTTTGTTGATTGGCTCATTCCGCCCATACCTGTTTTCGGCATATCAGATGGCTTTTGTCCAGCAAACTTATCTGGGAATTGATCAACGATCGCACCAGATAGGGATTGTCCTACTCCGAACATGTGAGCATAAGCTTCAGAGATGTTCTTGTAAGCAGCTGGATAATCTTTGCCTGTATAGCTGTTGAATGCTGCTAGTAACTGATCGATGTGTACTTTTAAGCCTTCTTCTAAGTCAGCTGCTTTTAGACGTCCTTCTGTTGCTGTGTCTAGGAATTTAGCTTGTTCCATACGGTACTCATCGAGTTCAGCAATGGCTTGCTTTTTCCCTTCTTCATTCTTTTCTGCTGTTGCTGTTACATAGTCAACGAAGTAACCGATGTGGCTGCTCCAGATTTCTTTAAATTGCGCTGCACCCTCCGCACCATATACGGATTCTACAGCTGCTGTGATATCATCTGTGTTTTCGTTCAATTCAGCTGCCGCTGCTTCAAAGTCTTTAGCGCCGTCAATTCCTTTTTGCATCGTTAATGCCGCCAATGCTGCATGTGCAGAGAACACACTGTTTAAATCAGCACGAAGATCTGCTGCAGGTGTATCGACTGATTTGTTTTCAAACTTGTCAGGGAACTGATCCGTGATTGCCCATGAAAGACCTTTACCTGTCATGAACATATGGTGCATTGCTTCTGAAATGTTGTCATACGCTTTGTCGTAGTCCCCTGTTCGGTAGCTTTCAAATGCCCAGATCAGTTGGTCGATGTGAACTTTCAACCCTTCTTCTAGATCTTTCGCTTTTAATCGGCCTTCAGTTGCCTTATCAAGGAAATCCGCTTGCGTTACACGGTACTTATCCAATTCCGCTAATGCTTGCTTTCTTCCTTCCTCGTTGTTTTCAGCTGTTGCTGTTACATAATCTACGAAATAGCCGATGTGGCTGCTCCAGATTTCTTTAAATTGATTTCCAGCTTCTTCTCCATAAACAGATCCTACCGCTTTTGATAGAGCTTCTGTATTTTGGTTCAGCTGCCCTGCTGCTGCTTCAAAGTCTTCTTTTCCGTCAATTCCTTTTTGCATAGCTACTACAGCTAGGAATGCATGCTCTGAAAGTAGAGTATCCAATGAAGCACGAAGATCAATGGCTGGATTTGAAACTTCGGCAGACATATGGCCTTTGCTGTGACTTTCATGACCATGTGCATTGGCCACTGTGAATGTTGGTATTAATAGTGAAACACTTAACGGTACTGCTAAAAGTGCTTTTTTCATTTTCATTTGGAATCTCTCCTTTTTTTGTTTTTTTTTACACTTAGCTAACGGAGAGAGTTTTTATTTGGATCACTTTTTTTAAAAAAAGTTTTTGTTTTTTTGTCGAACCTTTAAAAAATGTGATTGTCTATCGTCTAAATCGGTATAAAAAAGCTCCTTTAGCCAGCTGGCTAAAGGAGCTCTAAAATTTTATTTTATTCGTACAACTTATATTTACCTGCTAACTTCTCAACGCGTGTCTCAGCATCCTTCAGCATCGATTCATCCTCGATGTTTTTTAACACTGACGCCATAATAGAAGCGATCTCGTCCATATCTTCTTCAACAAAACCACGTGAAGTTACCGCAGCTGTTCCGATACGGATACCGCTCGTTACGAACGGGCTTTCTTTATCAAACGGAATCGTGTTCTTGTTTACTGTGATTCCGATATCATCTAATGCTTTTTCAGCCACTTTTCCTGTTAATGCAAGCTCACTCACATTGATCAGGATCAAGTGATTGTCCGTACCATCAGAAACAAGTGTGATGCCTTCTTTTTTCAAAGACTCCGCTAAGCGCTTCGCGTTTTTCACGATCTGCTCTGCGTAGCTCTTGAACTCATCTGTTAATACTTCACCGAACGATACTGCTTTTGCTGCGATAACATGCATCAAAGGTCCACCTTGGATGCCTGGGAAGATTGATTTATCAATTTTTTTCGCGAACTCTTCTTTACAAAGAATCATACCGCCACGAGGGCCACGAAGGGTTTTATGTGTAGTCGTTGTTACAAAATCTGCATAAGGAACTGGATTTTGGTGAAGGCCAGCTGCAACAAGTCCTGCGATGTGGGCCATATCCACCATTAGGTAGGCTTCAACTTCATCGGCGATCTCGCGGAACTTTGCAAAATCAATCGCACGAGGATACGCGCTCGCTCCAGCTACGATCAGCTTCGGACGGTGCTCTAATGCTTTTTGACGAACATCTTCATAATCGATAACATTCTTCTCTGCATCTACGCCATATTCCACAAAGTTATATTGAATGCCAGAAAAGTTAACGGCACTTCCATGTGTTAAGTGACCGCCATGAGAAAGGTTCATACCAAGAACAGTGTCGCCTTGCTCGAGGATCGTAAAGTATACAGCCATGTTTGCTTGTGCACCTGAGTGAGGTTGAACGTTAGCGTGTTCGGCACCGAAGATTTCCTTCGCACGATCTCTTGCTAGATTTTCAACAACATCCACGTGTTCACATCCGCCATAATAGCGTTTGGACGGGTAGCCTTCTGCATACTTATTCGTAAGTACAGAGCCTTGCGCTTCCATTACGGCTTGACTTACAAAGTTTTCAGAAGCAATCAATTCAATTTTCGTACGCTGGCGGTGCAATTCATCCATGATGGATTGGTAAACTTCTTGATCAGCTGTTTTCAAATGGTTCAATTTCGCTTCCCCCTTACCTTATGTGAAAAAATGATTATGATTGTAACATACCCCTCTATCTTACACGTTAAAGCTTTAAGTTGTAAGAGGAAATGCACAAGTGTGAAAATTCATTTTATTTGATAGGGATGAACATGGTATGATGATACATAATAGAGAGAGAGCTATTTATAAGGGGTGTTAACAACATGATGAAAAAGTGGTTTGGAGCGAGTCTCCTTATTCTTGTACTAGCTTTGGCTGGCTGCAGTGAAGAAAAAGCAAAGCCTGAAGCAAAGGAAAAAGTAGAAACACGAGATAACGAAGAACAGAGCACTACAGATGATCTTGCAGGTCAACAAGCTGAGATCATTAAGAACATGGAAAAAGACGCCGTTCAGTTAGATCCTAAAGCACTTGAAGCAGACCCAAAAGCGTACGAAGAAAAAATCATTAAAGCTACGGGGAAAGTGCTAACGGATAACGAAAAAGGAATGGGTTCAAGCTTTGAGTTCCAAGTTGGAGAAACAAAGTTTAGAGTGATGAACTTTACGATGGGCAGCGGTTTTGAAAAAGGTTCTGAGGTCACAGTATTCGGTAACGTAAAGACTGGTAAGGACGCTAAGACTGGCCTTCCGCTGATCAACGCGACATATATCAACTAAGAAACAAAGAGCGGAATCATTCTCCGCTCTCTTTTTTATGTTTATTTTGAAAATCATGAAGTGCCTTATATTGCGTTTGCATCGTGTCTGACAGAGATTGATAAAGTTGAAAAAGATCTTTGTAGACGTTTTTGTAATCGGGGTTAGGTATGATTTCTTCGTACTGCTTCGTCTCAACGGGCGCTTCTTCCAATTTTTTTGTTTCACCAATCGCGAATCGACCTAGTAACACAGCTCCTAAGCACGAACTCTCCGTATGTTCAGGTATGCTCACTTTTGTTTGGAAAACATCTGCTAAGATCTGTTTCCAAAGCGACGAGTTCGTAAAGCCTCCAGTTGCAAAAATCTTAACTTCACTTTTCCCCACTTGACTCTTTATCAGTGAGTACACGCTAAATAAGTTAAGAATCGCCCCTTCCAGCACAGCGCGCACCATATGATTTTGATTATGGCGGAGTGTCAGACCAAGAAATGATGCTTTTGCCTGTGCATCCCACAACGGCGCTCGTTCTCCAGTTAGATAAGGCAAGAATACCAAGCCCTCAGCACCCGGCTGAATTTGCTCAGCATCTTTAGACAGCTTTTCATAAGCCACACTTTCATCCTCTTTTTGCAAAAGATCATGAATCCATTGAAACGCGATTCCACCGTTGTTAACCGGTCCACCTGATACCCAATGATTTTCTGTAAGAGGATAACAAAATGAACGGCCTTCTGTATCAAGTATCGGTGAAGTCGATGTTGTTCGGATCGCGCCGCTCGTCCCTATCGTTACCGCAACATCTCCTGGTGAGATCGCACCGACACCAAGGTTTGACAACGGGCCATCCGTCGCACCGATCACCACTTTTACAGAGGAATCAAGACCTGATTTCTTCGCCAGAATGTCAGACAGGTTCTCCCAATAATAGGTGGTTGGCTGAAGGTCTGGAAGTTTTTCTGG contains:
- a CDS encoding copper amine oxidase — encoded protein: MKMKKALLAVPLSVSLLIPTFTVANAHGHESHSKGHMSAEVSNPAIDLRASLDTLLSEHAFLAVVAMQKGIDGKEDFEAAAGQLNQNTEALSKAVGSVYGEEAGNQFKEIWSSHIGYFVDYVTATAENNEEGRKQALAELDKYRVTQADFLDKATEGRLKAKDLEEGLKVHIDQLIWAFESYRTGDYDKAYDNISEAMHHMFMTGKGLSWAITDQFPDKFENKSVDTPAADLRADLNSVFSAHAALAALTMQKGIDGAKDFEAAAAELNENTDDITAAVESVYGAEGAAQFKEIWSSHIGYFVDYVTATAEKNEEGKKQAIAELDEYRMEQAKFLDTATEGRLKAADLEEGLKVHIDQLLAAFNSYTGKDYPAAYKNISEAYAHMFGVGQSLSGAIVDQFPDKFAGQKPSDMPKTGMGGMSQSTNDAILWSLFGLILASATTAMILRKKATNNS
- the glyA gene encoding serine hydroxymethyltransferase; this translates as MNHLKTADQEVYQSIMDELHRQRTKIELIASENFVSQAVMEAQGSVLTNKYAEGYPSKRYYGGCEHVDVVENLARDRAKEIFGAEHANVQPHSGAQANMAVYFTILEQGDTVLGMNLSHGGHLTHGSAVNFSGIQYNFVEYGVDAEKNVIDYEDVRQKALEHRPKLIVAGASAYPRAIDFAKFREIADEVEAYLMVDMAHIAGLVAAGLHQNPVPYADFVTTTTHKTLRGPRGGMILCKEEFAKKIDKSIFPGIQGGPLMHVIAAKAVSFGEVLTDEFKSYAEQIVKNAKRLAESLKKEGITLVSDGTDNHLILINVSELALTGKVAEKALDDIGITVNKNTIPFDKESPFVTSGIRIGTAAVTSRGFVEEDMDEIASIMASVLKNIEDESMLKDAETRVEKLAGKYKLYE
- a CDS encoding gluconokinase, translating into MRNYAIGIDIGTTSTKVVLFDEKGAAVAHHSKNYPLLSEEAGAAEQKPDEIYEAVNESLRETVRKSGDLAERIGFISFSTAMHSLIAVDAEGKPLTNSITWADIRSEPYVAAYKSDYGGDAVELYKRTGVPQHPMTPLFKLQWLKNERPDIFKKAEKFVGIKDYILFRWFNEWKTDHASAAATGLWNLRTKTWDEEALKLADVTPEKLPDLQPTTYYWENLSDILAKKSGLDSSVKVVIGATDGPLSNLGVGAISPGDVAVTIGTSGAIRTTSTSPILDTEGRSFCYPLTENHWVSGGPVNNGGIAFQWIHDLLQKEDESVAYEKLSKDAEQIQPGAEGLVFLPYLTGERAPLWDAQAKASFLGLTLRHNQNHMVRAVLEGAILNLFSVYSLIKSQVGKSEVKIFATGGFTNSSLWKQILADVFQTKVSIPEHTESSCLGAVLLGRFAIGETKKLEEAPVETKQYEEIIPNPDYKNVYKDLFQLYQSLSDTMQTQYKALHDFQNKHKKESGE